The following proteins are encoded in a genomic region of Anabas testudineus chromosome 13, fAnaTes1.2, whole genome shotgun sequence:
- the cul3b gene encoding cullin-3b: MSNLSKGGTKKDTKMRIRAFPMTMDEKYVNNIWDLLKNAIQEIQRKNNSGLSFEELYRNAYTMVLHKHGEKLYTGLREVVTEHLINKVREDVLNSLNNNFLQTLNQAWNDHQTAMVMIRDILMYMDRVYVQQNNVENVYNLGLIIFRDQVVRYGCIRDHLRQTLLDMIARERKGEVVDRGAIRNACQMLMILGLEGRSVYEEDFEAPFLEMSAEFFQMESQKFLAENSASVYIKKVEARINEEIERVMHCLDKSTEEPIVKVVERELISKHMKTIVEMENSGLVHMLKNGKTDDLACMYKLFSRVPNGLKTMCECMSSYLREQGKALVSEEGEGKNPVDYIQGLLDLKSRFDRFLQESFNNDRLFKQTIAGDFEYFLNLNSRSPEYLSLFIDDKLKKGVKGLTEQEVESILDKAMVLFRFMQEKDVFERYYKQHLARRLLTNKSVSDDSEKNMISKLKTECGCQFTSKLEGMFRDMSISNTTMDEFRQHLQTTGVSLGGVDLTVRVLTTGYWPTQSATPKCNIPPSPRHAFEVFRRFYLGKHSGRQLTLQHHMGSADLNATFYGPIKKEDGSEVGVGGAQVTGSNTRKHILQVSTFQMTILMLFNNREKSTFEEIQQETDIPERELVRALQSLACGKPTQRVLTKEPKSKEIENGHVFTVNDQFTSKLHRVKIQTVAAKQGESDPERKETRQKVDDDRKHEIEAAIVRIMKSRKKMQHNVLVAEVTQQLRARFLPSPVVIKKRIEGLIEREYLARTPEDRKVYTYVA, encoded by the exons ATGTCCAATCTGAGCAAAGGCGGCACCAAGAAGGACACCAAAATGAGGATACGGGCCTTTCCT ATGACGATGGATGAGAAGTATGTAAACAATATCTGGGACCTTCTGAAGAATGCCATCCAGGAGATTCAGAGGAAGAATAACAGCGGCCTCAGCTTTGAGGAACTGTACAGAAATGCCTACACAATGGTGCTCCACAAACATGGAGAGAAGCTGTACACTGGCTTGCGGGAGGTTGTCACTGAACATCTTATCAACAAA GTACGAGAAGATGTCCTAAACTCCTTAAACAATAATTTCCTCCAAACACTAAATCAGGCCTGGAATGACCATCAAACAGCAATGGTGATGATCAGAGACATTCTGATGTACATG GACCGGGTGTACGTACAGCAGAACAACGTAGAGAATGTCTACAACCTGGGTCTTATCATCTTTAGGGATCAGGTGGTTCGCTATGGCTGCATCAGAGACCACCTTCGACAGACCCTGCTGGACATGATCGCACGCGAGAGGAAGGGCGAGGTGGTGGACAG GGGTGCTATTAGAAATGCCTGCCAAATGTTAATGATCCTCGGCCTTGAAGGGAGATCTGTTTATGAGGAAGATTTTGAGGCACCGTTCTTAGAAATGTCTGCAGAATTTTTCCAG ATGGAGAGCCAAAAGTTCCTTGCAGAAAACAGTGCCAGTGTGTACATAAAGAAGGTGGAAGCCAGAATTAATGAGGAGATTGAGCGAGTGATGCACTGCCTGGATAAATCTACAGAGGAGCCCATTGTCAAGGTAGTGGAAAGGGAGCTTATCTCAAAACACATGAAGACTATCGTAGAGATGGAAAACTCGGGCCTGGTTCACATGCTTAAGAATGGCAAAACAGACG ATTTGGCGTGCATGTACAAGCTGTTCAGCAGAGTTCCCAATGGCCTGAAGAccatgtgtgaatgtatgaGCTCATACCTGCGGGAACAAGGCAAAGCTCTTGTGTcagaagagggagaaggaaagaaCCCTGTAGACTACATCCAG GGTTTGCTGGATCTGAAGTCCCGGTTTGACCGTTTCCTTCAGGAGTCCTTCAATAATGACAGGCTCTTCAAACAAACTATTGCCGGAGACTTTGAGTACTTCCTTAACCTCAACTCTCGCTCTCCTGAGTATCTCTCACTCTTCATTGATGACAAACTGAAGAAAGGAGTAAAAGGG CTGACAGAGCAGGAGGTAGAGTCTATATTGGACAAAGCCATGGTGCTGTTCCGCTTCATGCAGGAGAAGGACGTATTTGAGAGGTACTACAAGCAGCATCTGGCCCGCAGGCTTCTCACCAACAAGAGCGTCTCTGATGACTCTGAGAAGAACATGATCTCAAAGCTCAAG ACGGAGTGTGGCTGTCAGTTTACCTCTAAACTGGAGGGCATGTTCCGGGATATGAGCATCTCCAACACCACCATGGATGAGTTTAGACAACATCTACAGACAACTGGG GTGTCACTTGGAGGAGTTGATCTCACTGTGAGAGTCCTGACCACAGGATACTGGCCAACACAATCAGCAACACCCAAGTGCAATATTCCCCCGTCACCGCGACATGCATTTGAAGTCTTTAGAAG GTTTTACCTCGGTAAGCATAGTGGCAGACAACTCACATTGCAGCACCATATGGGCTCTGCAGATCTAAACGCCACCTTTTACGGTCCCATCAAAAAG GAGGATGGGTCGGAGGTCGGAGTGGGAGGAGCCCAGGTGACAGGCTCCAACACCAGGAAGCACATCCTGCAGGTCTCCACTTTCCAGATGACTATCCTTATGCTTTTCAACAACAGAGAGAAATCCACGTTTGAG GAGATCCAGCAGGAGACAGATATCCCAGAGAGGGAATTGGTGCGGGCGCTGCAGTCTCTAGCTTGTGGAAAGCCCACTCAGAGAGTCCTCACCAAGGAGCCCAAGTCAAAGGAGATTGAGAATGGCCATGTGTTTACAGTCAATGATCAGTTTACTTCCAAACTTCACCGTGTAAAGATCCAGACAG TGGCTGCTAAACAAGGGGAGTCAGACccagagaggaaggagacacGACAGAAAGTGGATGACGACAGGAAGCATGAGATCGAAGCTGCCATTGTGCGCATCATGAAGTCTAGAAAGAAGATGCAACACAATGTTCTAGTAGCAGAG GTCACACAGCAGCTGCGAGCACGATTCCTCCCTAGTCCTGTAGTCATCAAGAAGCGCATTGAAGGACTCATTGAGAGGGAATATTTGGCACGAACACCAGAGGACCGCAAAGTGTACACTTATGTAGCGTAA
- the LOC113172415 gene encoding protein FAM124B, whose protein sequence is MFRRAAALKRADDENVDSGAETAESDCSRMSSSGIELMTRRLRQQRQQQLLLINLHLLANPGDSLLLQHSLDRLLRWLCPSLRIFHVSERASPFRSYTRRSPVAGYPSLAITFFLHEAYGEERILKVLDFFQRPPWQYHHTESCGSRTGGIHITSSSSPTNALLRPYLLPSRDFYSLGAGMPVWGVRPVHCGGEILRVTLYSGYDNYEDAVRFYETVLQRPAEEQKTGFCWFTLHTEPGLCLQLALKQLSPGVRVESCSSAVLQFSVEEIGQLVPLLPHPCTPISNTRWQTEDLDGNKVLFQVKTPSQPQQPLTCAFPLTCPSMSTRGMQLKSSGQCHSLSLCSLTAPLSGQTNKQSHRPRSDPVLEKLHGGSGGAESYGSGSCCSTPPGSSCYSSQRSSPAPPLTSNHPDSPLRPSIAHSLSHLLLEEDEEESETNVDTGVPVSPRPDTVKTITRSSSVDLLMTPQSERPAAVGALAVEGLATDLNECPLQTHRRPQGPSKTWGPANCTNAAREGCWTMAADHKQSKGSLVESRTTAEDLSARTNNQEVIDEFFI, encoded by the exons ATGTTTCGAAGGGCAGCGGCGTTAAAGAGAGCCGACGATGAAAACGTGGACTCCGGTGCTGAAACAGCCGA ATCTGACTGCAGCAGGATGTCATCATCTGGCA TTGAACTCATGACAAGGCGACTCAGGCAGCAGAGGCAACAGCAGCTTCTGTTAATAAACCTGCATCTGCTGGCCAATCCCGGAGACTCTCTACTGCTGCAGCACTCCCTGGATCGCCTGCTGCGCTGGCTATGCCCAAGCCTCCGCATCTTCCATGTGTCTGAGAGGGCTTCTCCATTCAGAAGTTACACACGTCGCTCTCCTGTGGCGG GCTACCCTTCTCTGGCCATTACTTTCTTCCTGCATGAGGCCTACGGAGAGGAACGAATCCTCAAAGTTCTGGACTTTTTTCAAAGGCCTCCCTGGCAGTACCATCACACTGAGAGCTGTGGCAGCAGAACTGGAGGGATCCATATTACCTCTAGCAGCTCCCCCACCAATGCCCTGCTGCGTCCCTATCTGCTGCCCAGCAGAGATTTTTATAGTTTGGGTGCAGGGATGCCTGTGTGGGGGGTCCGACCGGTGCACTGTGGAGGAGAAATACTGCGTGTGACACTGTACAGTGGATATGACAACTATGAGGATGCTGTGCGGTTCTATGAGACGGTGCTCCAGCGACCGGCAGAAGAACAGAAGACAGGTTTCTGTTGGTTCACCCTCCACACAG AGCCAGGGTTGTGTCTGCAGCTGGCATTGAAGCAGTTGTCACCAGGGGTTCGGGTAGAGTCATGCAGTTCTGCTGTGCTGCAATTTAGTGTGGAAGAAATTGGCCAGCTGGTTCCACTGCTGCCCCACCCCTGCACACCCATCAGCAATACACGGTGGCAGACAGAAGACCTGGATGGCAACAAGGTTCTCTTCCAG GTGAAAACCCCTTCTCAACCTCAGCAACCGCTGACCTGTGCTTTCCCCCTGACCTGCCCCAGCATGTCCACTCGAGGAATGCAGCTCAAGAGCTCAGGACAGTGCCATAGTCTGTCACTCTGCAGCCTCACAGCGCCCCTGTCTGGGCAAACAAATAAGCAAA GCCACAGACCACGCAGTGACCCTGTACTGGAGAAGCTTCATGGAGGGAGCGGTGGAGCAGAGAGCTATGGATCAGGAAGCTGCTGTAGCACCCCTCCTGGCAGTTCCTGTTATTCATCCCAGCGCAGCAGCCCTGCACCACCCTTGACCTCCAATCACCCTGACTCTCCTCTGCGGCCCTCCATCGcccattctctctctcatctccttctagaagaagacgaagaggaGTCTGAGACAAATGTTGACACAGGAGTGCCTGTCTCACCTCGCCCTGATACAGTCAAAACTATTACTCGCTCTTCCTCCGTGGACCTTTTGATGACTCCTCAGTCCGAGAGACCTGCAGCCGTTGGGGCATTAGCTGTCGAGGGTCTGGCCACAGATTTGAATGAATGTccactacagacacacagacgcCCTCAGGGCCCCTCCAAGACGTGGGGCCCTGCAAATTGTACAAATGCTGCTAGGGAAGGCTGCTGGACCATGGCAGCAGACCACAAACAATCCAAAGGGTCCCTGGTCGAGAGTAGAACTACAGCGGAGGATTTGTCAGCACGCACAAACAACCAGGAGGTGATAGACGAGTTCTTTATATAA